TGGCGTGCTGATGCAGCAGGGCGGCCAGTGGGCCGCCGAAGATCGAGCCAATCCCGAACGAGATATAAAGCCAGCCGTAGTTTGTGGTCGCGTGACGCGTGCCGAACGTGTCCGTCAATGTTGACGGAAACAGGGAGAAAATTTCGCCCCAGCCGAAGAAGACAAGCCCAGACAGCAGCACGAACAAAATCGCGTCGTGACGCGTGAGGAGCCAAAGCGTCATTGCCGCGCCTTCGAGTGCGAAGGCGATGAACATTGTGTTCTCGCGGCCGAGACGATCCGAAACCCAGCCGAACAACGGCCGTGTCAGACCGTTGGCGAACCGGTCAATAGTCAACGCCAGCGGTACTGCGGCAAGACCGAAGACGAGCACTTTGGCGACACCGAAGTCCGCGGCGAAAATCGCCATCTGCGACGTGACCATCAGGCCCGAGGTCGCCATCATCGTCATCATGGCGAACATCAGCCAGAAGAGCGGCGTCTTGAGCATGTCGGCGGGGCGCATGTCGCGCGGCCCACCGAGCGCGAGCAAGTCCGCGTTGGCGGTCGTGTCGAATTGCGGCGCGCGTAAACCTTGTGCGGCGGCAAAGCCAACAATGGCGAAAATCGTTCCGTAAAGCCGCAACGTCGCATCAAGCCCGTGCGCTGCGAGTGACGCGGAAATCGGAAAGGTCGAGACGATCGCGCCCATGCCGTAGCCGGCTGCGACCGCGCCAGCGGCAAAGCCGCGCCGATCCGGAAACCAGCGCACCATCAGCCCGACGACGCCCACATAGACGATGCCGGTGCCGAGGCCGCCCAGGCAACCGTAGGTCAGGTAAAGCAGCAGCGTGCTATGCGCGTAAGATGCGAGAACCCAGCTCAGACCCGCAAGCAACGTCCCGATCGAGATCAGCAGACGCGGCCCGAAGCGGTCGATCAACGCGCCCTGGAATGGCGAGAAAAACGCCTGCAACAGCACGAGCAACGTGAACGTTACCTGCACACTCGGCAACATGATACCGAGCTTCGCCATCAAAGGTTTGGTCAGTAGCGTCCAGACATATTGCGGGCTCGAAATCGTCATCATGCAGATGATGCCGAGGGCGAGTTGAATCCATCGGCCTGTGACCGCGGATGCCGTGGTTCCGCTAAACGAATCTGTCTGAGATGTCATAATTGTTTCCTGATCGCATCAACGTGGGCGAACTGTGCGCGATCCGGAATCCAATGCATCATTCTTACCAACCGGCGGCAGCGCCGTCGCTGCGCGGATCGTAACCACCTTCAAATGTGCCATCCGGATAGCGGATGATTGCGCCGGCGTGGCCCATGGCTTCGTCATAGGCCGACATGCTCTCGACTTCGTGACCGCGGGCGCGCAAAGCCTCAAAGGTCGCGTCCGGGAAACGTGCCTCAAGTTTGAGCGTATCGCTTGCCCGGCCCCAAGTCCGGCCGAGCAGCCAACGCGGCGCGCTGACGGCCGATTGTGGGTCCCAGCCAAATTTGGCGATGCGCGAGAAGACGGCGCTTTGCGATTGCGGCTGGCCGTCGCCACCCATCGCGCCATAAACGATCGTGCGGCCGTCGTTAAAGCGCGCCAGCGGCGGGTTCAATGTATGGAAGGGGCGGCGGCCCGGGGCGAGGGCGTTGCGGACATTGGGGTCGAGCGAAAAGCTGCAACCGCGATTCTGCCAATTGATTCCGGAGTTCGGCAACACGATGCCGCTACCGAATTCATGATAGACACTTTGGATGAAGCTCACGGCGACGCCATTGCCGTCGATCACGCCGAGCCAGACAGT
This Methylovirgula sp. DNA region includes the following protein-coding sequences:
- the oxlT gene encoding oxalate/formate MFS antiporter, whose amino-acid sequence is MTSQTDSFSGTTASAVTGRWIQLALGIICMMTISSPQYVWTLLTKPLMAKLGIMLPSVQVTFTLLVLLQAFFSPFQGALIDRFGPRLLISIGTLLAGLSWVLASYAHSTLLLYLTYGCLGGLGTGIVYVGVVGLMVRWFPDRRGFAAGAVAAGYGMGAIVSTFPISASLAAHGLDATLRLYGTIFAIVGFAAAQGLRAPQFDTTANADLLALGGPRDMRPADMLKTPLFWLMFAMMTMMATSGLMVTSQMAIFAADFGVAKVLVFGLAAVPLALTIDRFANGLTRPLFGWVSDRLGRENTMFIAFALEGAAMTLWLLTRHDAILFVLLSGLVFFGWGEIFSLFPSTLTDTFGTRHATTNYGWLYISFGIGSIFGGPLAALLHQHAKSWIPVFGCAIALDFCTALLALLALKPARARFLARRIG